The following proteins are encoded in a genomic region of Sulfurovum indicum:
- a CDS encoding P-II family nitrogen regulator: MKKIEAIIKPFKLDDVKEALVEAGIEGMTISEVKGYGRQQGHSELYRGAEYVVEFIPKVKLEIVVSNDEYLNKALEAIKTSAKTGKIGDGKIFVSEIEKTIRIRTDEEDEDAL; this comes from the coding sequence ATGAAAAAAATAGAAGCGATCATCAAACCATTTAAGCTCGACGATGTCAAAGAGGCACTGGTCGAAGCGGGAATCGAAGGTATGACCATCAGCGAGGTAAAAGGATACGGAAGACAACAGGGACACTCGGAGCTCTACAGAGGTGCAGAGTACGTGGTCGAATTCATTCCCAAAGTCAAGCTCGAGATCGTCGTCAGCAATGACGAGTACCTCAACAAAGCACTTGAAGCGATCAAGACCTCTGCCAAGACAGGCAAGATCGGTGACGGCAAGATCTTTGTATCGGAGATCGAAAAAACCATTCGTATCAGAACAGATGAAGAGGATGAAGATGCCTTGTAG
- a CDS encoding MOSC domain-containing protein — MYLHAIIIGKEARKPLHYVKSVQAVAGRGLEGDRYFYGRGTFNKPQLSQSVREVSILPYDSLSQCNERVDAKLDFLDLRRNLVIGNFDYEAVKEREFNIGSATFRIVRTCPPCRYLSRLLGQDMMDGLKYIGGYRATIIRSGRLTVGDNLVVL, encoded by the coding sequence ATGTACCTTCATGCTATCATTATCGGGAAGGAAGCCCGGAAACCCCTGCACTATGTTAAGAGTGTTCAGGCAGTTGCAGGCAGAGGACTTGAGGGGGACCGCTACTTTTACGGCAGGGGGACATTCAACAAGCCACAACTCTCCCAGAGTGTGCGGGAGGTCTCTATACTCCCCTACGACTCACTGAGCCAATGCAATGAACGCGTAGATGCAAAGCTTGATTTTTTGGATCTACGGCGTAATCTTGTCATTGGCAATTTTGATTATGAAGCGGTGAAAGAACGGGAGTTCAACATCGGCAGTGCTACCTTCAGGATCGTGCGTACCTGCCCGCCATGCCGTTATCTCTCAAGACTTTTGGGCCAAGATATGATGGATGGGCTCAAATATATCGGCGGATACAGGGCAACAATCATAAGGTCCGGCAGACTCACGGTGGGAGATAATCTTGTTGTGCTATAA
- a CDS encoding P-II family nitrogen regulator — protein sequence MKKIEAIIKPFKLDDVKEALVEAGIEGMTVSEVKGYGRQQGHSELYRGAEYVVEFIPKIKLEIVVSTDEYLNKALEAIKSSAKTGKIGDGKIFVSEIEKTIRIRTDEEDEEAL from the coding sequence ATGAAAAAGATCGAAGCAATCATTAAACCATTCAAACTGGATGATGTCAAAGAGGCTCTTGTTGAAGCGGGTATCGAAGGTATGACAGTTTCAGAAGTCAAAGGGTACGGAAGACAGCAGGGGCACTCTGAGCTCTACAGAGGTGCCGAATATGTCGTAGAATTCATCCCCAAGATAAAACTGGAGATCGTGGTCAGTACTGATGAATACCTCAATAAAGCACTCGAAGCGATCAAGTCATCTGCCAAGACAGGCAAGATCGGTGACGGTAAGATCTTTGTATCGGAGATCGAAAAAACCATCCGTATCAGAACAGATGAAGAAGACGAAGAGGCACTCTGA
- a CDS encoding ammonium transporter produces the protein MEIHYVIDTFFSIFAMTLIILMVPGFAMLEAGLVRTKNVTAVLTVNTMIYAVASMAFLLIGYTYAFGSWDHQESINKYAFFLFQMAFVGKVINIMSGGVSERSRIIPLVIFTVIVGAFLYPTIVNITWGANFLSGTFLDISEMHDLAGSTVIHSTGGWALVAAILIMGPRRGRYKKSGAVQVIPASNIPLVVLGAFLLWIGWFGFNGGSVGAISSKENADAVALTIMNTNTAGLAGAIAAWLLTYFRYKKFDITMILNGALGGLVAITAAPDLYDIHTPILIGAIGAALVVLFVPIFDKLKMDDPVGALSVHLVNGIWGTLAVGIFTDVSFLTQLKGVVVVGAIVFPLSFAIIYSINKVFRLRAEDEEQLEGIDSIECGMEAYPEFKRSI, from the coding sequence ATGGAAATCCATTATGTCATTGACACGTTTTTCAGTATTTTTGCCATGACACTTATCATTTTAATGGTGCCAGGCTTTGCTATGCTTGAAGCAGGGCTTGTCAGAACCAAGAACGTCACTGCGGTATTGACAGTCAATACCATGATCTATGCCGTTGCATCGATGGCCTTTTTGCTTATAGGCTACACCTATGCTTTCGGAAGCTGGGACCATCAGGAGAGCATCAACAAATATGCTTTCTTCCTTTTCCAGATGGCCTTTGTCGGCAAGGTCATCAACATCATGAGCGGTGGAGTGAGTGAACGTTCCCGTATCATTCCGCTGGTGATCTTTACTGTGATCGTAGGTGCCTTCCTTTATCCCACTATTGTCAATATCACCTGGGGAGCAAACTTTCTCTCCGGTACCTTTCTTGACATCTCAGAGATGCACGATCTTGCCGGATCAACTGTAATCCACTCTACCGGAGGGTGGGCACTTGTGGCTGCCATTCTCATCATGGGACCAAGACGCGGACGGTATAAAAAGAGTGGTGCCGTACAGGTCATACCAGCTTCCAATATCCCGCTGGTTGTATTGGGTGCTTTTCTGCTGTGGATCGGATGGTTCGGCTTCAACGGCGGTTCAGTCGGTGCCATCTCAAGCAAAGAGAATGCCGATGCTGTAGCCCTCACCATTATGAATACCAATACTGCCGGACTTGCAGGTGCCATTGCGGCCTGGCTGCTTACCTACTTCCGTTACAAAAAGTTCGATATCACTATGATACTGAACGGTGCATTGGGCGGACTGGTTGCCATTACCGCTGCACCGGATCTTTATGATATTCATACTCCTATCCTCATCGGTGCGATCGGTGCAGCACTGGTTGTACTCTTTGTACCGATCTTTGACAAACTTAAAATGGACGATCCCGTCGGTGCACTCTCGGTACACCTTGTCAACGGTATCTGGGGAACACTTGCAGTAGGTATCTTCACCGATGTCAGCTTTTTAACACAACTAAAAGGTGTGGTAGTCGTAGGTGCTATTGTTTTTCCACTATCATTTGCTATAATCTATAGTATCAACAAGGTTTTCAGACTGCGCGCAGAAGATGAAGAACAGCTCGAAGGTATTGATTCCATCGAATGCGGTATGGAAGCCTACCCAGAATTTAAACGTAGTATTTAA
- a CDS encoding ammonium transporter yields MKLKLFALMAALLPIAAFAEDKLDTGDTAWMMISTALVLLMTPAGLALFYAGMTRSKNALNTYAMVMGAFVLAFVVWIIAGYSIAFGTAESAGIQKFIGGLGNVLLSETKWTDLSGTYPTYVFVAFQGTFAAITVAIASGSVIGRMKFSTWMVIVALWGLVVYAPITHMVWGGDGALLFDAGALDFAGGTVVHMNGGLAGLVLAILVGKRAGYPKVAMKPFSIIFTAAGAALLWFGWYGFNGGSAFGANAIAGLAVLTTTVATAAAGVTWLLIEWVVFKKPTLLGIASGIIAGLVAITPAAGFVSVGGAFIIGIFGSVIAFFGVVTLKKKLGYDDSLDAFGIHFLAGLWGALATGLLALNDKDLLWDGPLKESGDRMGQFMVQIESVLVVGIWTLIGTVVVYYIASALTGGARVTAESEEMGLDESVHGEKGMNL; encoded by the coding sequence ATGAAGTTGAAACTTTTCGCTCTTATGGCAGCACTGCTGCCTATTGCTGCTTTTGCAGAAGACAAACTTGATACCGGGGATACAGCCTGGATGATGATCTCCACAGCGCTCGTACTCCTCATGACACCTGCGGGACTTGCCCTCTTCTATGCAGGTATGACACGAAGCAAAAACGCACTCAACACCTATGCTATGGTGATGGGGGCATTCGTACTCGCTTTTGTAGTATGGATCATTGCAGGATACTCTATTGCATTCGGTACGGCTGAAAGTGCCGGTATTCAGAAATTTATCGGCGGTCTTGGCAATGTACTTCTAAGTGAAACCAAGTGGACTGACCTGAGCGGTACATACCCGACTTATGTATTTGTTGCGTTCCAGGGTACTTTTGCTGCGATCACTGTAGCGATCGCTTCGGGTTCAGTGATCGGCCGTATGAAGTTCTCGACATGGATGGTCATTGTTGCTCTCTGGGGTCTGGTTGTATATGCGCCTATCACACATATGGTATGGGGTGGAGACGGTGCCCTTCTTTTTGATGCAGGTGCTCTTGACTTTGCGGGTGGTACAGTTGTACACATGAACGGTGGTCTGGCCGGTCTGGTACTTGCAATCCTTGTAGGCAAAAGAGCCGGTTATCCAAAGGTCGCTATGAAGCCTTTCAGTATTATCTTCACTGCTGCAGGTGCAGCACTGCTTTGGTTCGGGTGGTACGGATTTAACGGCGGTTCTGCATTTGGTGCAAATGCTATTGCGGGTCTTGCTGTACTGACAACTACGGTTGCAACTGCTGCTGCAGGTGTAACATGGTTGCTGATCGAGTGGGTGGTATTCAAAAAACCGACACTGCTTGGTATTGCATCAGGAATCATTGCGGGACTGGTTGCTATTACACCGGCAGCAGGTTTTGTAAGTGTCGGCGGGGCATTCATCATCGGGATCTTCGGATCGGTCATTGCCTTCTTCGGTGTTGTAACACTCAAGAAAAAACTGGGCTACGATGACTCGCTTGATGCCTTTGGTATCCACTTCCTTGCAGGTCTCTGGGGTGCACTGGCAACAGGTCTTCTTGCTCTTAATGACAAAGATCTTCTCTGGGACGGTCCGCTGAAAGAGAGCGGAGACAGAATGGGACAGTTCATGGTACAGATAGAATCCGTTCTCGTAGTCGGTATCTGGACACTTATCGGTACAGTCGTGGTCTACTATATTGCAAGTGCTCTGACAGGCGGTGCAAGAGTAACTGCTGAGAGTGAAGAGATGGGTCTTGACGAATCGGTACATGGAGAAAAAGGAATGAACCTTTAA
- a CDS encoding IMPACT family protein has protein sequence MQTVERTVETVTEVNRSKFIAYLLPYTEFEGMQEELKARHPKANHVVYALRYLNTFEQVVENSSDDGEPKGCAGVPALNVLRGEAMINCAVLIVRYFGGIKLGTGGMARAYAKAVKDALKAASTTPYEREIIYEFTTDYSSIDKILHRLKQLGITQIERDFGVGEVVWKIKACEEKIKAFRER, from the coding sequence GTGCAGACAGTTGAACGGACCGTTGAGACGGTCACAGAAGTGAACCGTTCCAAATTCATAGCCTATCTTCTTCCCTATACAGAATTTGAAGGGATGCAGGAGGAGTTAAAGGCTCGGCATCCCAAAGCCAACCATGTGGTCTATGCGCTTCGATACCTGAATACATTTGAGCAGGTCGTGGAGAACAGTTCAGATGACGGAGAGCCGAAAGGCTGCGCGGGTGTCCCCGCACTTAATGTGCTTCGCGGTGAAGCGATGATCAACTGTGCCGTACTTATTGTGCGTTACTTTGGCGGTATCAAACTGGGAACGGGGGGTATGGCAAGAGCTTATGCCAAAGCAGTTAAAGATGCCTTGAAAGCAGCCAGCACGACTCCTTATGAGAGAGAGATCATATATGAGTTTACCACAGATTACAGCAGCATAGACAAAATCCTGCATAGATTGAAACAGCTTGGTATTACTCAAATAGAACGGGATTTTGGAGTAGGTGAAGTAGTGTGGAAAATAAAAGCCTGTGAAGAAAAAATAAAGGCGTTCAGAGAACGCTAA
- a CDS encoding DNA-binding transcriptional response regulator: MESFYTKSEQVQQIIKGLNLTKTLYVSSIIIGQPHIGKKRLVTHLFPDTPVVSGADQEAVESMMAASDELIITDFEKLPNKESLDFDNKRIIATANYIGNQQTIDALFAFIYMMPSLKERPEDVLFLKKAFLKEACNILMTDISQFTAAQLPTDLTGNSKTLKRSIFHYLISRTMGKAEIQEAIYNYLLQHLEGNNGYKEHLDLYEVPLIRSGLKKYGSQLKLSQILGINRNTLRKKIHEHAID; the protein is encoded by the coding sequence ATGGAATCATTTTATACAAAATCAGAGCAGGTACAGCAGATCATCAAAGGATTGAACCTGACCAAGACGCTTTATGTCTCTTCCATCATTATCGGCCAGCCTCATATCGGGAAAAAGAGACTGGTTACCCATCTCTTTCCCGATACTCCCGTCGTTTCCGGTGCAGATCAGGAGGCAGTCGAATCGATGATGGCCGCTTCTGATGAACTGATCATTACCGATTTTGAAAAACTTCCGAACAAAGAATCCCTCGACTTTGACAACAAGCGTATTATTGCAACTGCCAATTACATCGGCAACCAGCAGACTATTGACGCTCTCTTTGCCTTCATCTATATGATGCCGTCATTAAAAGAACGCCCCGAAGATGTTCTTTTTCTTAAAAAAGCGTTTTTAAAAGAGGCATGCAATATCCTTATGACCGATATCTCTCAATTTACTGCAGCGCAGCTTCCTACTGACCTGACAGGCAACAGTAAAACCCTCAAAAGGTCGATCTTCCACTACCTTATAAGCCGGACCATGGGAAAAGCGGAGATACAGGAAGCGATCTACAACTATCTGCTGCAACACCTGGAAGGTAACAACGGATACAAAGAACATCTCGATCTGTATGAAGTACCACTGATCAGATCCGGGCTGAAGAAGTACGGATCCCAACTCAAGCTCTCACAGATTCTTGGAATTAATCGCAATACATTGAGAAAAAAGATCCATGAACACGCTATCGATTGA
- the thiI gene encoding tRNA uracil 4-sulfurtransferase ThiI: MQETTVKTQKFILKLFPEIMVKGSSAKKQMVAQLYQNLQTLLKPLNERLAIKKFSDKIEVVTPIETVDKVREVLLNTPGIEQVLEALQFDKMETLEEIKAKVAETVADEITDKTFVVRAKRTGSHPFNSSEMERVIGGYTLAHTDAKGVDLHNPEVTVRIELINNQLNIITQRHEGLSGFPIGTQGAILSLMSGGFDSTVASYLTMKRGIKTHFIFFNLGGIAHEIGVKQVAWYLWNKFGASHRVKFVSVPFEDVVAEIFRSTHESYMGVTLKRLMLMAAEKIADEMEIDALVTGESVAQVSSQTLRNLALIDQSTDKLVLRPLATVNKPEIIRIATQIGTRRFAENMPEYCGVISKNPITHGSFRRMEKEAKRFDYEVLNRAVEVSKSIYVDEIVEDITEHAPIEIVKELDPDRHIVIDIRAEENSIETECETLKIPFYRLKSEFKKLPKEKEYLLYCDKGVMSQLHAQYLKDAEGVENLKVYRPD; the protein is encoded by the coding sequence GTGCAAGAGACAACTGTTAAAACACAAAAATTCATCCTAAAACTCTTTCCTGAGATCATGGTCAAAGGATCTTCAGCCAAAAAGCAGATGGTAGCACAGCTCTACCAGAACCTTCAGACACTGCTCAAACCGCTGAATGAGAGACTTGCGATCAAAAAGTTCTCTGACAAAATCGAAGTGGTCACTCCCATTGAAACTGTTGATAAAGTCAGAGAAGTACTATTGAACACACCGGGTATTGAACAGGTACTTGAAGCGTTACAGTTTGACAAAATGGAGACCCTTGAGGAGATCAAGGCAAAAGTAGCCGAAACTGTTGCAGATGAGATCACAGACAAAACGTTTGTCGTACGCGCCAAACGTACCGGAAGCCACCCTTTCAACTCCTCGGAGATGGAACGTGTCATCGGTGGTTATACGCTGGCACATACAGATGCCAAAGGGGTAGACCTTCATAATCCTGAAGTGACCGTCCGTATTGAACTCATCAACAACCAGCTGAATATCATTACCCAGAGACATGAGGGGCTGAGTGGTTTTCCCATAGGAACACAGGGTGCAATCCTTTCGCTTATGTCGGGAGGGTTTGACTCGACCGTAGCCAGCTACCTGACGATGAAACGTGGTATCAAAACCCACTTCATATTCTTCAATCTCGGCGGGATCGCTCATGAAATCGGGGTTAAGCAGGTAGCATGGTACCTATGGAACAAATTCGGTGCTTCACACCGTGTCAAGTTCGTCTCGGTACCTTTTGAGGATGTTGTTGCTGAGATCTTCCGCTCCACCCATGAGAGCTACATGGGTGTGACGCTCAAACGCCTGATGCTGATGGCTGCAGAGAAGATCGCAGATGAGATGGAGATAGATGCGCTTGTTACCGGTGAGAGCGTTGCCCAGGTATCCAGCCAGACACTGCGCAACCTTGCCCTTATCGACCAGTCAACCGATAAGCTGGTACTACGCCCTCTGGCTACTGTGAACAAGCCGGAGATCATTCGTATTGCAACACAGATCGGAACACGCCGTTTTGCCGAGAATATGCCCGAGTACTGCGGTGTGATCTCCAAAAATCCGATCACACACGGTTCATTCAGGAGAATGGAAAAAGAAGCCAAACGCTTTGACTATGAAGTGCTGAACCGGGCAGTTGAAGTATCAAAGAGCATTTATGTCGATGAGATTGTAGAAGATATTACCGAGCATGCTCCCATAGAGATCGTTAAGGAACTTGATCCGGACAGACATATTGTCATCGATATCCGTGCCGAAGAGAACTCTATTGAGACGGAGTGTGAAACACTCAAGATCCCCTTCTACCGGCTAAAGAGCGAATTCAAAAAACTGCCAAAAGAGAAAGAGTACCTGCTCTACTGTGACAAAGGGGTTATGAGCCAGCTGCATGCACAGTATCTCAAAGATGCCGAGGGTGTAGAGAACCTGAAGGTATACAGACCAGATTAG
- a CDS encoding DUF234 domain-containing protein, translated as MDFFESVTAMVESNFVHNFTAFQQMVSPSYLLESPYREVLTAVARGDGKYYSVLRKARLSEGVGERIIDELVSLGVLRIELSREQPLKTHPKHKLKKELRHYRIQDKLRFVMPFLRFWFGFVTYYKEDLLQGKGNTFLENFKSNYERLRTLVYEQLCDDLLVEYYAATTPLLSHGSYWNQYSEFDILAVTSNKKLILGECKYKDRKVCKNELNKLRAKAEQSGIRADIYALFSKDGFSNELLGMQDENLLLFDLNDLQRFCV; from the coding sequence TTGGATTTTTTTGAGAGTGTAACGGCGATGGTGGAATCCAACTTCGTACATAACTTCACGGCTTTTCAGCAGATGGTCTCCCCATCCTATCTGTTGGAGTCTCCCTATCGTGAAGTATTAACGGCGGTTGCCAGAGGGGACGGAAAGTACTACTCCGTACTGCGTAAAGCAAGACTCAGTGAAGGAGTGGGAGAACGTATTATTGATGAGCTGGTCTCTTTGGGGGTACTTCGTATAGAACTGAGCCGTGAGCAGCCGCTTAAAACACATCCAAAACACAAGCTCAAAAAAGAACTGCGGCACTACCGCATACAGGACAAACTGCGTTTTGTAATGCCGTTCCTGCGTTTCTGGTTTGGTTTTGTGACCTACTATAAAGAAGATCTTCTCCAGGGAAAAGGTAATACATTTCTTGAAAATTTTAAAAGTAATTATGAACGTTTGCGAACACTTGTCTATGAGCAGTTGTGTGATGATCTTCTGGTAGAATATTATGCCGCTACAACACCGCTTTTAAGTCATGGAAGCTATTGGAATCAGTATAGTGAGTTTGACATTCTGGCAGTCACAAGCAACAAAAAACTGATACTGGGAGAGTGCAAGTATAAAGATAGAAAAGTGTGTAAAAACGAATTGAACAAGCTTAGAGCCAAAGCCGAACAGTCAGGCATACGTGCAGATATCTATGCCTTGTTTTCAAAAGACGGTTTTTCCAATGAACTGCTTGGTATGCAGGATGAAAACCTTCTGCTTTTTGACCTCAATGATCTGCAGAGGTTTTGTGTCTAA